The sequence GATTGTATACGGGGCGAAATTTGTTCCTATGTATTACCCTGATAAAAAGAATATTGCTACCATTTTAGATCTGGATAAGATCAATGAATATCAAAGAGCTGACCTTCCGATGCAGGCAGGAAATAAAGAATAAATGAATTTAGATTTTTATAAAAAGCAAGCTTTACAAAAGCAGAAAGAACATAAAAAATTTCTGGACGGATTAAAGAAAAAACCGCCCAAAAATCTCGATTATATAGTACAGGAGACTCATGATGAAGTTTTTGATGAAATAGACTGTTTGCAGTGTGCCAATTGCTGTAAAACCACAGGACCATTATATACTGAGAAGGATATTGAGCGTATTGCCAAACACCTGCGTATGAAATCAGCTGATTTTGAAACTAAGTTCTTAAGAGTGGATGAAGACAATGACAAAGTGCTACAGAACCTTCCGTGTTTTTTTCTGAATGATGACAATACCTGTTCTATCTATGAAGTAAGACCAAAAGCCTGCAGAGAATATCCTCATACTGATCGTAAAAAAATTTACCAGATCAATAATCTGATGTTGAAAAATACGGTGATTTGTCCTGCCGCTTTTGAGTTTGTGGAGAAAATGATGAAGAATGTCGGAAAATAATTGTTAAGAAAATCAAGCTGGAGGATGGGAAATAAAAATGCTGTGGACATCTAATTAATACTTGTTATTTGATTAAATATTGTTTAAAAAGTTCTTCTTTCAGCCTACAGTTTTCCAATTATTGATTTTGTAAAATCCTCTTAAATAATGATAAAGTACGTTAAATAAGTGATTTACGCATAATTTTAATAAATGATATTTCGTTTAAGTTAAACAATCATTTAAATATTACATTATGAAAAAGTTATTTTTAACGGCAGCATTTGCATTAGTCGGAGCCATCACAGTATCGGCTCAAACACAAACTCAGAAGCCAGCTGAAAGCACGACGAATTCCCAAACAACAACGCAAACTCAACCACAGACAACGGAAACCAAAACGGATTGGAGTTCTACCACTACTAATGGGAAGAATCAAAGTACCAGTACAACGGAAGCTTCAACAGCAACACCTGTAGCTGAAGCCACCGTTAGTACAGGAACTACGATGGAAGCTACAAAGCCTGCGGAAGGAACAAAAGAAGAAAAGAAATCTAAAAAGAAAAAGTGATAGTACTTTAGCAAACACTAGTCTGAATCCTGAAATCCTGTATTTCAGGATTTTTTTGTAAGTACTTCATTTTTGGAATCACTCACTATATTATTTACGTATATTTCAGATTTAAAAATATAACCCAACTATTTGGGCCCAACTTAATTTTTTTAATGAAAAGATTAAACCCTTCCATTAAGCATCATTTACTGATAGGAGCTTTCCTCAGTATATGGCTTTTCATTTTCGCTTTTTTTATAAGACCA is a genomic window of Chryseobacterium nakagawai containing:
- a CDS encoding YkgJ family cysteine cluster protein, with the translated sequence MNLDFYKKQALQKQKEHKKFLDGLKKKPPKNLDYIVQETHDEVFDEIDCLQCANCCKTTGPLYTEKDIERIAKHLRMKSADFETKFLRVDEDNDKVLQNLPCFFLNDDNTCSIYEVRPKACREYPHTDRKKIYQINNLMLKNTVICPAAFEFVEKMMKNVGK